The Xanthomonas sontii genomic sequence CTTCGTGCCCGGCTGCAGGTAGGTGCGCAGCATCGGGATCTCGGCCTTGACCCGGTCCACCGTCTCCACGATGTTGGCGCCGGCGCGGGTGAACACATACATCACCACCGCCGGCTTGCCGCCGAACCAGGCCGCCTGGTAGGCGTCCTGCTGGCCGTCGTAGACGTTGGCGATGTCGCGCAGGCGCACCGCGCGGCCCTGTTGCTGGCTGATCACCACCTGGCCGAAGTCGGCGGCCTTGGCCACCGCGTCGTTGGCGACGATGGCGGTGGTGGTGGCGCCGTCGCTGAGGAAGCCGGTGGGCGAGGTGACGTTGGCCGCGCGCACCGCGTTGCGCAGGTCGTCCGGGGTCAGGCCCATGGCGTTGAGCGCGCGCAGGTTCACGTCCACCCGCACCGCCGGGGTGGAGGCGCCGCCGATGTCCACCGAGGCCACGCCGGTGATCTGGCGCAGGCGCTGCGCCAGCAGCGAATCGGCGACGTTGTACAGCTCGTCGGCCGACTGCGTGTCCGAGGTCAGGGCGATGGCGATGACCGGGTCGTCGTTGGGATTGGCCTTCTGGTAGCGCGGCGTGGCCAGGCCGGAGGGCAGGTCGGCCTGCGCGGCGTTGATCGCGGTCTGCACGTCCTGCGCCGCCGAATCGATGTTGCGGCTGCTCTGGAACACCATGAACACCTGGCTGTTCCCCTCCGAGCTGGAGGAGCGCATGGTGTCGATGCCGGGCACCTGGCCCAGGTGCCGCTCCAGCGGCGCGGTGACCGTGGCGGCCATGGTCGAGGCATCGGCGCCGGCCTGGCTGGCCTGCACGAAGATCACCGGGATCGAGATGTTCGGCAGCGCCGCCACGCCCAGGCGCAGGTAGCACATCATGCCGATCACGAACAGGCCGATGGCCAGCAGCGCGGTGCCGATGGGACGGCGGATGAAGGGCGCGGAGATGTTCATGGGGCCGGGAATGGGGAATGGGGAATCGGGAATCGCAGTACGCGCCCGGTGTCAGTCTTTCGAGGATCCGGCATGGAGTGAACGAGTCGGCAGCGCGCGGACTCGGCGCTTTCCGATTCCCGATTCCCCATTCCCGATTCCCGGCCCCTCACGCCCTTCCCTCCGCCGCCGTCGCGTGCCGCGCCGCACGCCGCTCACGCCAGGTGCGCACGCGCTCGGAAGCGCGTTCCATGTACAGGTAGATCACCGGCGTGGTGTACAGGGTGACCAGCTGCGACAGCAGCAGGCCGCCGACGATGGAGATGCCCAGCGGGCGGCGCAGTTCCGAGCCGATGCCGTCGCCCAGCGCCAGCGGCAGTGCGCCCAGCATCGCCGCGGCGGTGGTCATCATGATCGGGCGGAACCGCAGCAGGCAGGCGCGGCGGATCGCGTCGTGGGCGTTGGCGCCCTCGCGGCGCGCGTCGATCGCGAAGTCGATCATCATGATCGCGTTCTTCTTGACGATGCCGATCAGCAGCACGATGCCGACGATGCCGTCCACCGACAGGCTCAGCCCGCACAGCATCAGCGCCAGCAGCGCGCCGACGCCGGCCGGCGGCAGCGTGGAGATGATCGTCAGCGGGTGGATGTAGCTCTCGTAGAGCACGCCCAGCACGATGTAGATCAGCACCACCGAGGCCAGCAGCAGCCACACCACGTCGGTCTGGCTGCCGGTGAACTCGGCGGCCTTGCCGATGAACTCGGCATGCAGCTGCGGCGGCAGCTGCAGCTGCGCGCGGGTTTCCTCGATCGCCGCCACCGCCTGCGACAGCGAATAGCCCTGCGCCAGGTTGAACGACACGGTGACCGCCGGCAGCTGCTGCTGGTGGCTGACCACCAGCGGCGTGGTCGACTGCTTGGCCTCGGCCACCGCCGCCAGCGGCACGGTGCCGCCGCTGCCGACGGTGATGCCGGTGTTCTGCGCGCCGATGCCGGTGGCGGTGGAGGAGTTGCTGGAGGTGGTCTGGCCGAAACTGGTGGCGTTGCTGGCGGTCAGCGCGCCGCTGCCGTTGCTGGCCACCGCCAACTGGTTGAGCAGTGCGGTGCTGGTACGGAACTCCGGCGCCACTTCCAGCACCACGCGGTACTGATTGAGCTGGGTGAAGATGGTGGAGATCTGGCGCTGGCCGAAGGCGTCGTACAGCGTGTCGTCGATGGTCTGCATCGGCACGCCGAGGGTGCTGGCCTTCTCGCGGTCCACGTGCAGTTCCAGCGCACGGCCCTGGTTGGCCAGGTTGTTGTCCACGTCGGCCAGTTCCGGGCGCTTGCGCAGCGCCTCGGTCAGGCGCGTGGCCTGGGTGGCCAGCTCGGTGCTGTCCACGTCCGAGAGCGAGTACTGGTACTCGGTGGCGGCCACGCGGGTATCCAGGGTCACGTCCTGCACCGGCTTCAGGTACAGGGCGACGCCGGGCAGCCCGGCCACCGCCTTCTGCAGCCGCGGCAGCAGGTCTTCCAGGCTGTCGCGATCGCTGCGCGGCTTCAGCACGATGCTGAGCTGGCCCTGGTTGAGCGTCGGGTTCATCGAGCCGGCGCCGATGAAGGCGGCCACGCCGGTCACCGCCGGGTCGCGCCGCAGCGCCTCGGCCACCGCCTGGGTGCGCTGCTCCATCTGCGGGAACGCCACGTTCTGGTCGGCCTGGACCACGCCGGTGATCAGCCCGGTGTCCTGCTCGGGCAGCAGACCCTTGGGGATCACCACGTACAGCAGCACGGTCAGCACCATCGTCGCCAGCGCCACCAGCAGGGTCAGTTTCTGGTGGCCCAGCACCCAGTCCAGGCTGCGCTCGTACACGCCGACGGTGCGCGACCACAGCGTGGTCTTGCCGGCCGCCGCGGTGCGCTCGTGCGCGTCCTCGCCCTCGGGCAGTGCGTCGGGCTTGAGCAGGTAGGCGCACATCATCGGCGTCAGCGTCAGCGACACCAGCATCGAGATCACCACCGCGATGCTCAGCACCCAGGCGAACTCGTGGAACAGGCGGCCGGTGACGCCGGGCATCAGGATCAGCGGCAGGAACACCGCCACCAGCGACACGGTCAGCGACAGCACGGTGAAGCCGATCTGGCGCGCGCCGATCTCCGCGGCCTCGCGGCCGCTCTTGCCCTGTTCGATGTAGCGCACGATGTTCTCGATCATCACGATCGCATCGTCGACCACGAAGCCGGTGGCCACCACCAGCGCCATCAGCGACAGGTTGTCCAGCGACATGCCGGCGAAGGCCATCACCGCGAAGGTGCCGGCCAGCGACAGCGGCACCGCCACCGACGGGATCACCGTGGCCCACAGCCGGCGCAGGAACACGAAGATCACCGCCACCACCAGGCCGATGGTCAGGATCAGGGTGAACTTGACCTCGTGCACCGAGGCGCGAATGGTCTCGGTGCGGTCGGAGAACACGTCCAGGTGCACGCCGGCCGGCAGCACGCCCTGCAGCTGCGGCAGGATCGCGCGGATCTGCTCCACCGTCTGCACGATGTTGGCGCCGGGCTGGCGGCGCACTTCCAGCAGCACCGCCGGCTTGCCGTCGGCCCAGGCGGCGAGCTGGTCGTTCTCCACCCCGTCCACCACCTTGGCCACGTCCGACAGCCGCACCGGCGCGCCGTTGCGGTAGCTGATCACGGTGTCGCGGTACTCGGCGGCGCTGGACAGCTGGTCGTTGGTGCCGATGCTGTAGGACTGGGTCTTGCCGTTGAGCGAGCCCTTCGGCGCGTTGACGTTGGTCTGGGTCAGCGCGCTGCGCAGCGCCTCCAGGGTCAGGCCCATGTTCGACAGTTGCGCCGGATTGACCTGGATGCGCACCGCCGGGCGCACGTTGCCGGCGATCGACACCAGGCCCACGCCCGGCACCTGCGACAGACGCTGGGCCAGGATCGAGTCGGCGTAGTTGTTGACCTCGCGCAGCGGCAGCGTGTCGGAGCTGAGCTTGAGGGTGAGGATCGCCGCGTCGGCCGGGTTCACCCGGTTGTAGACCGGCTGGTAGGGCAGCGAGGAGGGCAGGGTGGACTGGCGGATCGCCGCCTGCACGTCCTGCGCGGCGATGTCGATGTCGCGGTCCATCGCGAACTGCAGCACGATCGTGGACAGACCGGCCGACGAGTCGGAGGTCATCATCTGCAGCCCGGAGATCTGCCCGAGCTGGCGCTCCAGCGGCGTGGTCACCAGCGAGGCCATGGTGCTGGCGTTGGCGCCGGGATACTGCGTGGTCACCACCAGGCTGGGCGCGTCGATTTCCGGCAGCGCCGACACCGGCAGCTGCCGGTAGCCGAGGATGCCGAGCAGCAGCACGCCTGCCATCAGCAAGGTGGTGGCGATCGGGCGGCGGATGAAGATCGTCGAAAAGCCCACGGGGAAGATCCTTGCTGGTGAGAGTCCGGCGCGGCCAGGCCGGCGCCGGGAAAGACGGCGGAATCAGCGGGGGCCGCGGCCTTGCGCCACGATCGCGACGCAGGGCGGGAACGCCGCCGCCTGCGCGCGATCCGGCCGACGCCCGCCACGCAGGCGCGGCAGGGCCGTTGCCGCCGCGCGCCGCGTGCGCGGCACGCTCAGCGCGGCCCGCCGCCGCGGCGTCCGCCGCCGCGCTGCTGCTGCTTGCCCTCGGCCGCCTTCAGTTCGGCCTCGGTCGGCTCCGGCGGC encodes the following:
- a CDS encoding efflux RND transporter permease subunit; the protein is MGFSTIFIRRPIATTLLMAGVLLLGILGYRQLPVSALPEIDAPSLVVTTQYPGANASTMASLVTTPLERQLGQISGLQMMTSDSSAGLSTIVLQFAMDRDIDIAAQDVQAAIRQSTLPSSLPYQPVYNRVNPADAAILTLKLSSDTLPLREVNNYADSILAQRLSQVPGVGLVSIAGNVRPAVRIQVNPAQLSNMGLTLEALRSALTQTNVNAPKGSLNGKTQSYSIGTNDQLSSAAEYRDTVISYRNGAPVRLSDVAKVVDGVENDQLAAWADGKPAVLLEVRRQPGANIVQTVEQIRAILPQLQGVLPAGVHLDVFSDRTETIRASVHEVKFTLILTIGLVVAVIFVFLRRLWATVIPSVAVPLSLAGTFAVMAFAGMSLDNLSLMALVVATGFVVDDAIVMIENIVRYIEQGKSGREAAEIGARQIGFTVLSLTVSLVAVFLPLILMPGVTGRLFHEFAWVLSIAVVISMLVSLTLTPMMCAYLLKPDALPEGEDAHERTAAAGKTTLWSRTVGVYERSLDWVLGHQKLTLLVALATMVLTVLLYVVIPKGLLPEQDTGLITGVVQADQNVAFPQMEQRTQAVAEALRRDPAVTGVAAFIGAGSMNPTLNQGQLSIVLKPRSDRDSLEDLLPRLQKAVAGLPGVALYLKPVQDVTLDTRVAATEYQYSLSDVDSTELATQATRLTEALRKRPELADVDNNLANQGRALELHVDREKASTLGVPMQTIDDTLYDAFGQRQISTIFTQLNQYRVVLEVAPEFRTSTALLNQLAVASNGSGALTASNATSFGQTTSSNSSTATGIGAQNTGITVGSGGTVPLAAVAEAKQSTTPLVVSHQQQLPAVTVSFNLAQGYSLSQAVAAIEETRAQLQLPPQLHAEFIGKAAEFTGSQTDVVWLLLASVVLIYIVLGVLYESYIHPLTIISTLPPAGVGALLALMLCGLSLSVDGIVGIVLLIGIVKKNAIMMIDFAIDARREGANAHDAIRRACLLRFRPIMMTTAAAMLGALPLALGDGIGSELRRPLGISIVGGLLLSQLVTLYTTPVIYLYMERASERVRTWRERRAARHATAAEGRA